A single Mercenaria mercenaria strain notata chromosome 9, MADL_Memer_1, whole genome shotgun sequence DNA region contains:
- the LOC123547334 gene encoding FMRFamide receptor-like, with protein MSGAFGAAKYRDKLLILLPPRECVTPHQLCYGMPYNTTNAMEHWMEVSNYVCYVALPIILVFCLLGNIVNIAVLSKQFRTSMDTYLLGLSIASVLFVVSTIVYNVQHYVGYTDYFVWAQKYAVISRDWFWFATIWLLILMSLERSITVTSRKAQSLCSPTQAAIVVILVYIIGFISALPRYWEYDVVQQGSLHHEQTFIALKKSADEKIQEYKAIYYWYITSITIFLPTPLLFFMLFPLCYGTRQTVISRNYLFIKHSASTALILNRRLKEEIALTKLAIVMVVLYLMLVAPFLFFDLLSHFAPSLTQTGTPYFVALYNIFAVCFHSYYMWHQQIFFCCNKQYRLQFLASCCCCC; from the coding sequence ATGAGTGGGGCATTTGGTGCAGCAAAATATCGGGACAAACTTCTGATACTGCTTCCTCCCAGAGAATGTGTAACACCACACCAGCTGTGTTACGGAATGCCGTACAATACCACAAATGCTATGGAGCATTGGATGGAGGTTTCAAATTACGTTTGCTATGTTGCACTGCCCATCATTCTTGTGTTTTGTCTTCTCGGAAATATTGTGAACATAGCGGTGCTTTCAAAACAATTCAGAACTTCCATGGATACATATTTACTAGGGTTATCAATCGCAAGTGTACTATTTGTGGTGTCAACAATCGTGTACAACGTGCAGCACTATGTTGGATACACAGACTATTTTGTTTGGGCACAGAAATATGCTGTAATTAGTCGGGACTGGTTCTGGTTCGCAACAATATGGCTGCTCATATTAATGAGCTTAGAACGCTCAATCACCGTAACTTCAAGAAAAGCTCAATCACTCTGCTCTCCGACTCAGGCTGCTATCGTCGTCATTCTAGTTTACATTATCGGTTTTATAAGTGCACTTCCTCGGTACTGGGAATATGACGTTGTTCAGCAGGGTAGCTTACATCATGAACAAACTTTCATCGCTTTAAAGAAATCAGCTGACGAAAAAATTCAGGAATATAAAGCTATATATTATTGGTATATCACATCTATTACAATCTTTCTACCAACGCCACTTCTATTTTTCATGCTGTTCCCCTTGTGTTATGGAACGCGTCAAACTGTGATTTCTCGGAactatttattcataaaacatagTGCCAGCACTGCGCTTATATTAAATAGACgtttaaaagaagaaatagcATTAACGAAACTAGCAATTGTGATGGTTGTGCTATATTTAATGCTAGTGGCGCCATTTCTGTTTTTCGATCTATTGTCACACTTTGCGCCAAGCTTGACACAGACGGGGACACCATATTTTGTAGCGCTGTACAACATTTTTGCAGTCTGTTTTCATTCATATTACATGTGGCATCAACAAATTTTCTTCTGCTGCAACAAACAATACCGTCTGCAGTTTCTAGcttcctgttgttgttgttgttga